From the Hordeum vulgare subsp. vulgare chromosome 1H, MorexV3_pseudomolecules_assembly, whole genome shotgun sequence genome, the window CCAAGCGCCACCAGGGTCGTCACGGCTACGATTTAGTCGTACTATTTAAGATTCAGTTACCCTCATTCCCCAATCCCCTTGTACTCAATCCGGACTGAACTCTAAAATCCATCGCTACTAGCTAAATCAAGATGTGTTGATCAATCGTATCGAATGCCCACAATCATTTAATACCTCTAGCACGTGAATCGAATGCGCAAACCGAATCTAATACGCAAGTCGAATGCGGAAAATCTCTAGCGAGGAGGTTCTTTAAGTTCCATGCTAAGCAAGCCAAATGCGAAAGCATGAAACCAAACGGGCCATTTTCTTAGCACGCAAGCCTAGTGTGGGTGTATGCGAGCAACCAGACACATCCTGTATGAACAGGGTATTAAGAAATGAATGGATGAGTACCACCAAATCTATAGTAAAAATATTAACATCTAGAACACCAAAATAGTCTCATGAGATTATTTATGGAATATATATTTTTGTACTATGTGCATTTGGCTTTGTAGATGTTATAACATTTTTCTATAGAGTTGATCAAACATAACAAGTTTGACTTAGGAGAAACCTAGAACTTCAATTATTTTGAAACAGTGGGAATAGTATACAATATAGGCTAAAGTTACACTTCTAGAAATGTATATGTGACTAAAATACTGTGTATTATGCTAGGAGGTGAATAGGAGGGAAAGACACCTAATGAACACAAAATGAACTACCTAACATTGTTGACACGTTATAGATGATGCCCCAACACTTAACCATATAAACAATTCAGTTTTCTGCCAGGGATCATCGACTGTATGTAGTGAAATAGTACCACTATACCATTTTTATATAATGACTCCTTTATGCTAGGTCCCGAAGGTGATCTGATGTTGCCTTTGTTATGCTAGGGATCATCGACTGTGTAGTCAAATAGTACAAATACCATTTTATATAGTGACTCCCTTTTGCTAGGTCCCCGAGGAGATCACAAGTTGCACTCACCTGAACGAAGGCAATATCTACATTGGAAAGAGTAGTTCACCTATTGTTATTAAGTTGTTCCAAGAACAATTCAAAAAGGACTTTGAGATGTTCCTTACATTGCGCGCCAGGGAGCTTGTCGATGGGGGCCGAATGTTGCTCACATTTATTGGACGAAAGAGTGAAGAGATGATGTTGACGGATGgagatgttagcaccatgtttgaATTGGTTTCCAAATCACTCCAGTTTTTAGTACAAAAGGTACTGATACAAGAATTCTAGCTCTCTTTGTTTTCCACTATTATTCTCTTCAGTGACAAATTTATGATAAACTGATAATAACGTGTGTAACCTGATATGTTCCTAAGTTACTTCATCCTATTACGACAACATTCTATAAATGTGATTTCATCCCTGTTAGAGATAGTGGCATATATAATATCATGAGGGGCATACAAAAAGTGAGATTTACAGTTAAAAATGGAGAATAGTAACTCACCTTCTAAATTACAGAACTAGTAGCATTCCATCAGTCGGAGGAATAGCAGTTTTGGACAATAATTATGTTGGACTTCAACACTAAAATAACAACCTAAGTTCTGCAAGACATGACTTATCGTTTGATGCACCCTATTTAAACTATTATTGTGGTGTGTGATATACAGGGCCATGTGAAGAAGGAGAAGCTGGACTCATTCAACCTGCCATACTACACCCCATCCATGAACGAGGTTCAGGAGTTGATCAACAGGAGTGAGCACTTTGACATCGAGCACTTCAGACTCTTTGAATCCAATTGGGATCCTGAGGATGACTCAGACAATGACACAGTACTAGACTCTGCCAGCAGTGGGGTAAATGTGGCCAAGAGCATGAGGGCAATGCTGGAGCCGATGGTTGTAGACCACTTCGGGGAGCACATTATTGAGGAGTTGTTTGTGGTGTATGCCTCCTTCGTTGCAAAGCATCTAGAGCGACCAACGAAGGCCAAGTTTCCCATCATCACGGTGTCCTTGATGAAGACAATTAATTAAGCTGGTCATAATTAATTGGTGGTACATGAAGAGTATAGTCTACTATTCGATACCTACTATGCTTGTGTTGTGTCGTCCTATGTGTCTACGAAAAGACATTCTTTGTGTATCTGCAACTGAAATTGCATAAACTCTTAAATTCATAAACCGATAAATTGCGATGTTTGGTAAGAATGAGCCATGAACTTCACAtctatttcatttttttcaatggGCAAAGATGAAGGTTCCAAAGTGAGTATATAGCAAAAAACTACCACATTGCGGGCTAAGGCTATGAAAAACAACCACTTTTTTAATTTGCCAAAATGCTACCATAAAATTGGTACGCTGTTCAAAAAAAATGACGATGTGATTTAGAATTAATTTGGTTTATTACAGGTCGGGCCAGTTTctaaacaaagtgtttgttgatcGTTTAATTGGCCATTAACATCCATGTGGATCCCACATGTAAGTATGctctctctttctccccctcCCTTATCTTTCttctctccttgttcttcctcaacTCTCCTAACGCAGCTACGACCGCCACCACCAGGGCTGGCCACAACCAGGCCATGCGGAGAACCGTCGCCAGGTCCGGCCACTACCATGGGAGCGGACAACAGCAGCACACAGTCGCGGTGGCAGGCAGCAGCGTCGGCGGCAGGCAGCACACAAGGCGGGAAGCAGCGGCGATGGCGGTCGGCGGCATGCAGCAGCTACGGCAGGAAGCAGCATGCAGCAGTAGTGGCAGCGGAGGACGACAGTATGCAACAGCCATGGCAGCAGGCAGCAGAAGCAGTGGCCAGCCGACAACAGAAGCGGCGATGAGAGGCAACAGTGGCGGTGGCGGCTCGCAGCACCCGCGAGCGAGCATTTGGCGTTTGTCTCACCCATGGCCAGAGCAACGCCGAGCGACCTctagggaaacgttgcatgggaaacaaaaaaattcctacgcacacatataagatctatccatggtgatgaccatctacgagaggagagatcggatctacatacccatgtatattgctaagcgggaagcgttaagaaacgtggttgatgtagtcgaacgtcttagcGATCGAAAtaacaatccgtcccacgaactccgtcccgatctagcaccgaacgtacggcacctccgcgttcagcacacgtacatctcgacgacgatctccgacttcttgatccagcaaaagagacgaagaggtagctgaattctccggcagaacGACGGCGTGACaacgatggtggtggagttacTCCGGGAGGGCTTCGCCACGCCGTACCGAAATAACCTACAGGGTGTcacaaagtagtggagggaggAGACGGCTGCACGCGTGGCTTGGGTGCAAAAAGCATATgtactctccactatatataggagggaggggaggggtggcgccctatggATTTCTCCTAGGGTTCGACacgcgcaaggaggagggaggagtcctcctccaaatcAGTTTGGTCCTCTCCTCCTCGTCGGTTtggcccacctcctctctctttctctcttcggTCGaagtaggccctcttgggctggctgcccagcccactagggtctcgtgcgccacccttgggtctACTTGGTCCCTTTCcgtgtgggtggcccctcccggaggaaccccggaacccattcgtcatttccggtactttactggtaatgccaaaaatccttccggaagccaaatgtaccctttttatatatcaatctttgtctccggaccactctagaactcctcatgatgtctgagatctcatccgggactccgaacaacattcagtcaccaacatacataattcaactataccgaaacgtcaccgaaccttaagtgtgcagatcctgcaggttcgagaactatgaagacatgacctcagacactcttcggtcaataaccaatagaggctcCTAGATGTCCAtactggctcctacatattctacgaagatctttatcggttgaacctgtatgtcaaggattcagttaatcccgtataacattccctttgtccttcggtatgttactttcccaagattcgatcatcgacatctctatacctatttgaatctcgttactcgcaagtctctttactcgtttcataatataaAATCCCGTAGCTAActctttattcatattgcttgcaaggattgttgtgatgttatattaccgggtgggccccaagatacctctccgtcataaggagtgacaaatcccagtcttgattcatgctaactcaacagacaccttcggacatacctgtagagcacctttatagtcacacagttatattgcgatgtttgatacacacaaggtatttttccagtgtcagtgagttacatgatctcatggtcataggaacatatacttgacatgtagaaaatcagtagcaataaaatgacatgatcacatgctatgttcatagtttgggtcttgtccatcacatcattctcctaatgatgtgatcccgttatcaagtgacaacacttgtctatggctcggaaaccttgaccatctttaatcactagtagaaaaaggcacATTTTTCATGGTTCCAaaggcccattagtcccggttccggaactgggactaaagggtcgggactaaaggcccaaacctttagtcccaaTTGGCTTACGAACCGGGCCCAAAGTAGCTctacgtggccgctgcggggagcccaggcaggaggaactttagtcccggttggtcacactaaCAGGGACCAaagggcatccacgcgtcagcatatggccggagctggggttttttttaatggggggggggggggttggagggttttggagggttaatttagtggctTCATATTTGttggctagctaatagagagaagtggcatctctttctccgtgcttggtcgacgctagctactatacatatagaaagaACTTGACGCTAGATAATAagaaaataaaggaaaccatttacaattcctaacatatatatacaatataacatcttctaaatccctaacatcatctaattaagatccgaTCCCGaatccacatggtattctccatcCTTAGGTATgatgtggtcaagaaagaatcccgccaattcctcttgaattgctcgtatgtgataaatatggtaggagttgatcccgcatctcgcagatctaatttaaaaaagggggtcaatacatgcatatatataaataaaactcaacacaattgatggtaacatataaaataaaattttgaatattatttacgtacttgaaataGTTTTTTAGAGAAgccccgctcagaggtcgagtggtgaatgaactcgcatacgtagtatccacataaaacaGTCCCTTCTTTTTGGTACAtatactttacgagaatagatttcagtcaaactgataagcaagcatggtaatgatatatttgaatcaattagagatgaagggaactagctagtactacttacgctGGGGTGCATAAATcgtaactctttgtttagaccgggaaccttattggcgaacttcttccaaaccctgccaggcaaagaaaatgattacttgatatcatccCATgaccgaaagttgcatgccgatatggtcccaGTATTGATtggacttacttcttgagcatttcaGTCATGTTCAtataatcctcttcggctttacatctcgagtctaagacagttactaatgccctgccagcgtcaatggatagcagaataaagtggtatctgcgcacgcatatataactcatcaattgcattacttaacctcgagtaagcgaaaccgagtatacagagaagacaacaacactcacttgaatttgTAAGGAAAGAttgtttcccttttgttttgatgtataacgaacgagtttagcaagttctcctcattggggaacatcgcatgggaaacaaaattttcctacgcgcacgaagacctatcatgttgatgtccatctacgagaggagatttggatctacgtacccttgtcgatcgcacacagggaagcgttaagaaacgcggttgatgtagtggaacatcctcacatccctcgatccgacccgcgaaccgtcccacgatccgctccgatctagtgccgaacagacggcacctccgcgttcagcacacgtatagctcgacgatgatctcggccttcttgatccagcaagagagacggagaggtagatgagttctccggcagcgtgacgacgctccagaggttggtggtgatctaacccagaagggctctgcccgagctccgcagaaatacgatctagaggaaaaaccgtggaggtatgtggtcgggctgccgtggcaaagttgtctcaaatcagccctaatacctcagtatatataggagggagggggagggccttgccttgaggcttaagagagccccaaggggtcggccgaaccaaggggaggagtcctcctcctccaatcctagtccaactaggattggaaagtggagtccttctccaccttcccacttccccttttttctctttgatttctttatctcctgcgcatagggcctcttgggctgtcccaccagcccactaaggcctggtgcggcacccctaaggcctatgggcttcccccgagtgggctggccccccggtgaacatccggaacccattcgtaactcccggtacattcccagtaatgcccgaaaactttccggtaatcaaatgaggtcatcctatatatcaatcttcatctccggaccaattcggaaaccctcgtgacgtccgtgatctcatccgagactccgaacaacattcggtaaccaaccatataacttaaatacgcataaaacatcgcccaaccttaagtgtgcagacccttcgggttcgagaactatgtagacatgacccgagggactcctcggtcaatatccaatagcgggacctcaatgtccatattgtatcctacatattctacaaagatctattcgattgaacctcagtgccaaggattcatataatcccatatgtcattccctttgtccttcggtatgttacttgcccgagattcgatcgtcggtatccgcatacctatttcaatctcgtttaccggcaagtctctttactcgttctgtaatacaagatcccatgacttacattaagtcacattgcttgcaaggcttgtgtgtgatgttgtattaccgagtgggccccgagatacctctccgtcacacaaagtgaccaatcccagtcttgatccatactagctcaacggacaccttcggagatacctgtagagcatctttacagtcacccagttacgttgtgacgtttgatacacacaaggcattcctccggtgccagtgacttatatgatctcatggtcataggaataaatacttgacacacataaaacagtagcaacaaaatgacacgatcaacatgctacgctcattagtttgggtctagtccatcacatgattcactcaatgatgtgatccagttatcaagcaacaacatcttgtacatagtcagaagaccttgactatccttgagcaactggctagccaactagaggcttgctagggacagtgttttgtctatgtatccacacatgtatctaagtcttcattcaatacaattatagcatggataataaacgattatcatgatacaggaattataataataacttatttatcattgcctcaaaggcataattccaacaatcctcGGTCTCTTCGATTGAGTCTCGTACTGTCAATTCATTTACGGCATCTggactaatgaacccaacgtcgaggaTTCctactttttttaattcgacgattttcaacctgcataatatatatagtgaggataattatatatacatgcaatgaacgaactgagctagagacttacagacagtaggatctcatgagttgtttgtcgagggccagttgattgtataactgaaataactcctcaaatttaaTAGGAATCCCgcgaagtccaatgaattcgtgctctggtttcactgccacatacatatcatctttctcagtctccttagaggttttcatgtaccactcatgcaatttgtgcatcatcgttgttagatgaggatgaccaggtttAACGAGAAGCTTCCCGCGCACGTATTTATATTGCTCCTTTGTTAcctcatcccccaagtaatcatcaggattggtatcGGGCACCATCCACGGATGATTAGTGATGACgacttgatgtatatacttctcgcccctagttggataccccaagtggaaggtggagatgtagtcagcagcaaatatcccttacatggagactgcaaggtttattgaaccaggaggactcctaggctcaacaagtaggtgtcttccaccctggcactagcagaagacgtggacctgcacacacaacaaatatctttgctcccaacgagtatagagaggttgtcaatctctccggccttgtagtttgcaaaggatcaaaacacaagcgggaaggtaatagtgattgcaacggaaaagtaaatgaaagcggtaaatgatggaggtgtaaacaatgatggtgatatcgaccggagtcacatgacattcactagtgatgtctctctacccaaagacgataaacaactatgctagggtaaacaaatcacagttgggcaattaacagaattatgatagcaccgcaatgctaattatgctccttgatagttagaggttcaatagtaatgggcaatataccgagacaagtagaccgtttattcatcagcatctagttactaatcatccaccttgagatatctatccagaacatctctccagtattaagttgcgagccccacccaaagtgtaaactcaaagcaacggacaactgcattaacgaactttgcctaaggtaaacaatccttccaaccttggtcacaagcaccgttcttttctccctggtggcaacaagcacatcccctagtctcatgtttctgcccgaacccacaatcatgcataacgctccctcttggagttacgatccactacttggccaaagcaatataaagcaatggagaacatgcatgaatcactaaggaacataatataaagggataatcaaatatataactcataacaatctgaaaataatctcataatccaaaggatcccaacaaaccgagcatataaatagcaagagaattacatagatgccttgatcatgtagaacagctcacaaggactaaccattgaagcacaagattggagagaagacatcacatagctattggtcatggactcatggtccaagggaaactactcatgacacatccgggaagcgttcatggtggtggagaagctcccggacatcaatcctccctccggcagggtgccgggaagaggtctcctgacgctcccaatctcggaagcgctctggcggtggaacgatggagaaattcgcgatttcagaaattctgcgagggtttcctcttaggactctaaatataggccaaaggagggcaccagaggaggtggggcccacccaggtgacctcctggcACGACCTTCTgcctggccacgccagcaggccacctgggaggcccctggtccCCCTTTGGccccccttcggtgatccggaagcttctatttcgctgattttttatatgttgtttttggattttttcgggcttcggaaaattgggtaaaagcccatgcaaaatagacaGCAGcacacataaactggcactggttgcactgagttagtaggttagtccaaatatgtgtaaaattatataaaagtgtagcaaaacatataacaatgtcacccaaaagatcatggagcaagcagaaattatagatacgtttgggacgtatcaacatccccaagcttagtttttgctcgtcctcgagtagataaatgataacacaataatttctgtgtttacatgctaacacacatataagaacttcaaattaaagcaagtgagatatgcaattcaagtcaagaaaataacaagcaagagtctatatctagtattgagtttagcaaagtaagaacataaaggtgcaagagctctcgatgtccgttactcgaatgtctccaaatggtgtttgtgtgcaagaagtgggagatgggtttagaaaataataataattgagaactcaatctactaaaccacacacttagtctccttcggaatcttattttgacccaTCGCCACACCACTtgttaggcacaagtcaaaattatcctctcccttttgactttgagcactcatgcaatgggtgagcataagaaagatatgttggcacttaggatggcaaatagaataatgatggggaaggaagacaaaaaggtgtgaaaggctgacatcaatgatgacaaccataggcgagagaaagccaaatgatagatatgatgtgaggagtagggattgccatgtaacggatgcacatatgagctacggtaagctctccaatggaactagtgcggctgcatccaacttgttttctcatgaagacctagagctcatttgtggaggctcatcattgaaatatgcaaaccaagttctatagtgtaaggtccccacatagttatgcatgaatgataatctctatgtagtaccaatatagtaatggagtacgaatgtggatctttcaaaaggaatagtagtgttgcccccttctctctttttatttcttttttcctttttatttttctcatttttttaatttttttgtggcctctttggatctttctttttatctctcatttatcctctttgggatcttttgttttttcctctttgggatcttttcctcacttaagggcaacactgtaTGTTTTACATGagcaaagaaaaatcatcacacttttataagaagtactcaacataaagacaagtgaaaactatcatgatgtatgcaaatgtatgcatgtgccagtgtagcgggatatgcaatgatactagcgcgtcatgtagcagtaatgagggcaaggcccaactatcatgcgtctctatgatcaagcaaaagcatgtatgacatgaatatcaagtcatgagatgatgtatgttacatggcaatgtatctcaaaaaggctatggaaatgccttaataggtaggtatggtggttgttttgaggaaagatataatgaggcttatgtatgacagagcatatcatatcATGGTTTGGAtggaccggcggagtttgcaccaactctcaatgtgagaaagggcaatgcacggtaccgaagaggctagcaaaatatggatggtggaagtgccaacaatcaaatactcacattagtccgaagaactcatacacttattatcagtaactctctatctagttaggaaattctcaaagagacaagtaccccgaggaggaatgtttgggggtttggttatccttgcgcatcctcgactcatggtaacgtgagggaactctatatattccaacccctccagaggttagcgatcaatttaatagctagagttatcaactaatttttagtttttggaaaacacacggatttcccaaaatatgacacctatcactaataggctcaagctcttggcaccaatagtcactc encodes:
- the LOC123412873 gene encoding anthranilate O-methyltransferase 2-like; translated protein: MKAASGVRMVAGDGENSYAANSRIPEKAILESRLVLRKVTEEVYRSLPDQQSTMVVADLGCSSGPNTLRFVSEVLHAIQACTPQSEEQPRGVEVQFFLNDLPGNDFNLVFRSLEQFQNLVGKETPPFYVAGLPGSYYTKLFPCGSVHIFHSCFALMFRSKVPEEITSCTHLNEGNIYIGKSSSPIVIKLFQEQFKKDFEMFLTLRARELVDGGRMLLTFIGRKSEEMMLTDGDVSTMFELVSKSLQFLVQKGHVKKEKLDSFNLPYYTPSMNEVQELINRSEHFDIEHFRLFESNWDPEDDSDNDTVLDSASSGVNVAKSMRAMLEPMVVDHFGEHIIEELFVVYASFVAKHLERPTKAKFPIITVSLMKTIN